One window of Nicotiana tomentosiformis chromosome 11, ASM39032v3, whole genome shotgun sequence genomic DNA carries:
- the LOC104102527 gene encoding transcription factor MYB36 yields MGRAPCCDKNNVKKGPWSPEEDATLKAYIEENGTGNNWIALPQKIGLKRCGKSCRLRWLNYLRPNIKHGGFTEEEDNIICSLYISIGSRWSIIAAQLPGRTDNDIKNYWNTRLKKKLLGKRKQSQMNRLLLASGGQDLKETNGLEENSLFQNLSNSALERLQLHMQLQTLQNPLSFYNNPALWPKLTPLQQKMIQTLQANGLNESQSPIFAPINPSDNQAHELGQKVVINEFANTMTNFKVNEVEKSTTNKGISSSDSTPIVSNNQRNVLDKNIGQENTREIQVQIQGVQGFTQAEIDDLILNKGIGFNLPSENHQIAEFDCFKEMDDGSRDNLAWWSNEFDTNTASSSNSWGSSSNIFQQTEGMYQDYALGYNLQ; encoded by the exons ATGGGCAGAGCTCCTTGTTGTGACAAAAATAATGTGAAGAAAGGTCCATGGTCACCAGAAGAAGATGCAACACTCaaagcatatattgaagaaaatgGCACTGGTAATAACTGGATTGCTCTTCCCCAAAAAATAG ggcTTAAGAGATGTGGAAAGAGTTGCAGGCTTAGATGGCTCAATTACTTAAGACCTAATATTAAACATGGTGGATTTACTGAAGAAGAAGACAACATCATTTGCAGCCTCTATATTAGTATTGGCAGCAG GTGGTCTATAATAGCTGCACAACTTCCTGGAAGAACAGATAATGATATCAAGAATTACTGGAATACTCGATTGAAGAAGAAGTTGCTCGGGAAAAGAAAACAATCTCAAATGAACAGATTATTACTTGCTAGTGGTGGTCAAGATCTTAAGGAAACAAATGGATTAGAAGAAAATTCCCTATTTCAAAACCTAAGCAACTCGGCTCTCGAAAGGCTTCAACTTCATATGCAACTTCAAACCCTTCAAAACCCTCTTTCTTTCTATAATAATCCTGCACTTTGGCCTAAGTTAACCCCTCTTCAACAAAAAATGATCCAAACCCTACAAGCTAATGGCTTAAATGAGAGTCAATCACCTATTTTCGCACCGATAAATCCTAGTGATAACCAAGCTCATGAACTAGGGCAAAAAGTTGTCATCAATGAATTTGCTAATACCATGACCAATTTCAAGGTGAATGAAGTGGAAAAAAGTACCACGAATAAAGGCATATCATCTTCAGACAGTACTCCTATTGTGTCTAACAATCAAAGAAATGTTCTTGACAAAAACATAGGGCAAGAAAACACAAGAGaaatccaagtccaaatccaGGGTGTTCAAGGGTTTACTCAGGCCGAGATCGATGACCTAATTCTCAACAAAGGAATTGGCTTTAATCTACCATCAGAAAATCACCAAATAGCTGAATTTGATTGTTTTAAAGAGATGGATGATGGATCAAGGGACAATTTGGCATGGTGGTCTAATGAGTTTGATACAAATACAGCTTCTTCATCAAATTCTTGGGgttcatcttccaatattttTCAACAGACTGAAGGAATGTATCAAGATTATGCACTAGGGTATAATTTGCAATGA